One genomic segment of Microbacterium sp. BLY includes these proteins:
- a CDS encoding putative FMN-dependent luciferase-like monooxygenase, whose product MTTPTAARPTVAFFTRLLDDASPADRYRLALAQIQHAEVHGVGRAWVAQHHFRAAEGGLPSPLVFLAHAAARTARIRLGTGIITLPLEDPVRVAEDAVVADLLADGRIDLGLGSGGTPSSFAPFGADVRDKGPTYDRKLGVLLDALAGRDIGAGNTLYPDAGTLASRIWQATFSAPGGHRAGIHGHGLLLSRTQPRPADRLHAPLSALQDPVIDAYLDALPAGATPRITASRTVFVADDRAEALRFAEVGLRRAAEGFRRQGQTIPGDGLDDLIAALDTHVGTPDEVVASLAADTTLHRATEVAFQVHSVDAPHAHVLRSIELFATEVAPALGYALTPHDPEDTRTSATTPTVKENA is encoded by the coding sequence ATGACCACGCCCACCGCCGCTCGTCCCACCGTCGCGTTCTTCACCCGGCTCCTCGACGACGCCTCCCCGGCGGACCGCTACCGCCTCGCGCTGGCGCAGATCCAGCACGCCGAGGTGCACGGCGTGGGGAGGGCCTGGGTGGCGCAGCACCACTTCCGGGCGGCGGAAGGCGGGCTGCCCTCGCCGCTCGTCTTCCTCGCGCACGCGGCGGCCCGCACGGCGCGGATCCGCCTCGGCACCGGGATCATCACCCTGCCTCTCGAAGACCCGGTCCGCGTGGCCGAGGACGCGGTGGTGGCCGATCTGCTCGCGGACGGGCGGATCGACCTCGGGCTCGGCAGCGGCGGCACCCCGTCATCCTTCGCGCCCTTCGGGGCGGACGTGCGCGACAAGGGGCCCACCTACGACCGCAAGCTCGGCGTCCTGCTGGACGCTCTCGCAGGCCGGGACATCGGGGCGGGGAACACGCTGTATCCCGATGCGGGGACGCTGGCCTCGCGCATCTGGCAGGCGACGTTCTCGGCACCCGGCGGTCATCGGGCGGGCATCCACGGTCACGGGCTGCTGCTGTCCCGCACGCAGCCTCGCCCCGCCGACCGCCTGCACGCGCCGCTGTCCGCGCTGCAGGACCCCGTCATCGACGCCTACCTCGACGCGCTGCCCGCCGGCGCGACGCCGCGCATCACCGCCTCCCGCACGGTGTTCGTGGCGGACGACCGCGCCGAGGCGCTCCGGTTCGCCGAGGTCGGGTTGCGGCGAGCGGCCGAGGGCTTCCGCCGGCAGGGTCAGACGATCCCCGGCGACGGCCTCGACGACCTCATCGCCGCGCTCGACACGCACGTCGGCACCCCCGACGAGGTCGTCGCCTCGCTCGCCGCCGACACGACCCTGCACCGTGCGACCGAAGTGGCGTTCCAGGTGCACTCGGTCGATGCGCCGCACGCCCACGTCCTGCGGTCGATCGAGCTGTTCGCGACGGAGGTCGCTCCGGCCCTCGGCTACGCGCTGACCCCGCACGACCCCGAGGACACCCGTACGTCCGCCACCACCCCCACCGTGAAGGAGAACGCATGA
- a CDS encoding CMD domain protein — MTADIVDQLTGVTPKLDALRRRRPVTREQLQASFDALFHPVSAEDVSLAERALIAAFATALAGADDPTAAFCAGRAGEIDPGRAAIVAREAGAAATTGPFGAYTERGLEAESTDGTRYLPDEAASTALGERLAAALAHTHLLVFRPREASGADLGRLHDAGWSTDGIVTLSQLVSFLAFQQRVVTGLRVLQDAGLTSSTTTTDTATTTTDTATTITTDTTTTTTTDEEAA, encoded by the coding sequence ATGACCGCCGACATCGTCGACCAGCTGACGGGGGTGACGCCGAAGCTGGATGCGCTGCGGCGCCGCCGTCCCGTGACCAGGGAGCAGCTCCAGGCGAGCTTCGATGCGCTGTTCCACCCGGTCTCCGCGGAGGACGTGTCGCTCGCGGAGCGCGCGCTCATCGCCGCGTTCGCGACCGCGCTCGCCGGTGCCGACGACCCGACGGCGGCGTTCTGCGCCGGGAGGGCCGGCGAGATCGACCCGGGGCGCGCCGCGATCGTCGCCCGGGAGGCCGGAGCCGCCGCGACCACGGGACCGTTCGGCGCCTACACCGAGCGCGGGCTGGAGGCCGAGAGCACCGACGGGACCCGCTACCTTCCGGACGAGGCGGCGTCGACGGCCCTGGGGGAGCGCCTCGCGGCCGCTCTCGCACACACGCACCTGCTGGTGTTCCGCCCCCGCGAGGCATCCGGCGCCGACCTCGGTCGCCTGCACGACGCCGGCTGGTCGACGGACGGCATCGTGACACTGTCGCAGCTCGTGTCGTTCCTCGCCTTTCAGCAGCGGGTGGTCACCGGCCTGCGGGTGCTCCAGGACGCCGGACTCACCAGCAGTACCACCACCACGGACACCGCCACCACCACCACGGACACCGCCACCACCATAACCACGGACACAACCACCACCACAACCACCGACGAGGAAGCCGCATGA
- a CDS encoding alkylhydroperoxidase domain protein, with translation MTAADTVLRHDDAPYPDAFTRAEVGWTPHLAPLAEEDLTPRHLEGLVDAARAKNEYFRLLARDPEVLRARTLVDKDIFYNTAEGLPRAERELAATAASRRNGCVFCASVHSRFAAHHGKRPEDVDALLAEGVDADLGERWNAIVAAAVALTDTPRAFGPAHIARLRAAGLDDLEIADVVHGAAFFNWANRLMLSLGRPVAPA, from the coding sequence ATGACCGCCGCCGACACCGTGCTCCGCCACGACGACGCCCCCTATCCGGACGCCTTCACCCGCGCGGAGGTCGGCTGGACGCCGCACCTCGCGCCGCTGGCGGAGGAGGATCTCACCCCGCGGCACCTCGAGGGCCTCGTCGACGCCGCCCGCGCGAAGAACGAGTATTTCCGGCTGCTCGCCCGCGACCCGGAGGTGCTCCGCGCCCGCACCCTCGTCGACAAGGACATCTTCTACAACACCGCGGAGGGGCTGCCCCGCGCGGAGCGGGAGCTCGCGGCCACCGCCGCCTCCCGCCGCAACGGCTGCGTGTTCTGCGCGTCGGTGCACTCCCGGTTCGCGGCGCACCACGGCAAGCGGCCGGAGGACGTCGACGCGCTCCTCGCCGAGGGCGTGGACGCGGACCTCGGGGAGCGCTGGAACGCGATCGTCGCCGCCGCGGTCGCGCTGACCGACACGCCTCGCGCGTTCGGTCCCGCGCACATCGCGCGCCTCCGTGCGGCCGGACTGGACGACCTCGAGATCGCGGACGTCGTGCACGGCGCGGCCTTCTTCAACTGGGCGAACCGGCTGATGCTCTCGCTCGGCCGCCCCGTCGCTCCCGCCTGA